The Rhizoctonia solani chromosome 14, complete sequence genome has a segment encoding these proteins:
- a CDS encoding SNF2 family amino-terminal protein, giving the protein MPLTPVAHSVLYLFEAAAMNESHPLTCPPWTSNVWRELFGLFPLKGSEDYYDAEIDVVGDSDPQLDSSKELGLTMPESSIASITENRRKALGLHERQAAERFLQYFWDTWKADYVRKIPIRETIKSTTRGEKGGPDPYGYAAYRNLVLAAINRKGGVMNQVEETLGKIGATPADLWKDDRSLNRERPATKRVLEHQVPIADTHARLEERDVQAALARALFGDAGVSSRGTVVPELIPTIRCFAQRKYENLARSLKRKVTTSCARMQKVDSKLEDAQRLRSPKALRDATRALTDWRKIAIGTKEVDELHFLSRERTLKQLWSSLGFGSLEDDLTASKSKSKSTQDGPSEEEMQAAYAYYVEEYCYGVGCLDESELPIPTVGVSGLHSLVDGCKDIGVSHLKSLSTEALWAQLGLPGVDQFPFAEPGTGESAKDMAPLAKTRAVPFWHQVVGTLRILEGAFTQRVGDCAQPTLLCDNVGLGKTVQIIGVISMIQHYYKQQELPAKERLATPMFIQERSSPYFAGQKTIPNLPSIVITPRTLGNQWMEQWKKFTQLGSFVPVRYSVESGTLESFCSDPTGPYRAAAGRDLEHAGRVVIIADLSAIAKEAKRCLQLPPAFKGKDAREYEAKGETPAFKAGISNAGSLFGMRFRVAAVDEIHNLRNSSHTQRGVQLITQSSSLVIGATATPLFTSLKCLLALGRNLRYQPLLGEQGVQVWNEMQEMLSTGNESWRLTSTAVIQATVERELQAALLLAKIPLYDPRAAKIKEELESKYQAEDQRSILHMIHVSKQPLNMLRLLLLPIMIRRTNESLDYLGRRILDLPFVQKFIAWAPMNEEEKEMQRVINQEHTQQKSKKTKLAQKAKAAKRQKRKRAQDNVGDDEDEDVDENAWNGSQAQGEVERSDCKNVRWHNFLIEQKFAGMLAKLGALRLEEQAQELDRGTLTNKVTDDWTVENLPQKMSTRMQCVMGLIEWFWIGNPKPVALLEDGTLDKARLVQEPLPSKKPRKFLIYVEFQQHQALIAKMLTLKEKDYVTYNGSMATTKRQRSVEKFANDPSCRIMIISNVGSAGLNLVEASVVIIVSSVWSGLELDQIMGRVDRPGQLRDVAVYNIMAPEGIDLALNVYADSKAQLSNHFLSSQRTLQTVYLEIAQPHSNDHDELDLEEIPAVPSTKGTKPSTSKAGPRKRKSQNEQYSQDANAVQKLALAKALGSQVSGAPSSNLVPTTQSMQPLPTLSTGSTEQTDELLISQGVPTTTPNAIGGRTMVASSQQKTKFHAKKARLGHSSSDPSLVAAATAQPSQPLSATGPILAPAKKRTAPSMDPPSSMPTRTDPAASGSSSRQAPIVPRPSGSAQPRAATATPEQLLQLQPGSSSTAPTTSGHSVVTGGGSSQRKVFRLKASKLSASNHSVDAKK; this is encoded by the exons ATGCCTTTGACTCCCGTTGCCCACTCCGTTCTCTACCTGTTCGAAGCTGCTGCTATGAACGAGTCACACCCGTTAACCTGCCCTCCCTGGACAAGCAACGTGTGGAGGGAGCTTTTTGGGCTGTTTCCTCTAAAGGGTAGTGAGGACTATTACGATGCTGAGATTGATGTAGTTGGCGACAGTGACCCGCAGTTGGATTCAAGCAAGGAACTGGGCCTCACCATGCCCGAGTCTTCAATCGCCTCGATCACCGAAAATCGCCGGAAGGCACTTGGGCTCCATGAGCGTCAGGCTGCAGAACGCTTCCTGCAATATTTCTGGGATACCTGGAAGGCGGATTATGTGAGGAAGATACCAATCCGCGAGACAATCAAGTCCACTACTCGAGGCGAGAAAGGTGGCCCGGACCCTTATGGGTATGCTGCGTATCGCAACCTGgtattggctgcaatcaACAGGAAGGGCGGCGTCATGAATCAAGTGGAGGAGACTTTGGGAAAGATTGGGGCTACTCCTGCCGATCTCTGGAAGGATGACAGAAGCTTAAACAGG GAACGTCCAGCTACCAAACGTGTGCTTGAGCATCAGGTGCCTATAGCTGACACCCATGCAAGGCTAGAAGAACGAGATGTGCAAGCAGCTTTGGCTCGAGCCCTATTTGGCGATGCAGGGGTCAGCAGTCGTGGGACTGTTGTCCCAGAGCTGATCCCTACAATTCGTTGCTTTGCACAGCGCAAGTATGAGAACCTTGCGCGGAGCTTAAAGCGTAAGGTAACCACATCATGTGCTAGAATGCAAAAGGTCGACAGCAAACTGGAAG ATGCTCAAAGGCTCAGATCCCCCAAGGCATTGCGTGACGCAACAAGGGCTTTGACTGATTGGCGGAAGATAGCAATAGGGACAAAGGAGGTTGATGAGCTTCACTTCCTGTCCAGGGAACGTACGCTGAAGCAGTTATGGTCGagtcttgggtttggaagtCTTGAGGATGATCTGA CGGCGTCAAAATCTAAAAGCAAGTCAACTCAAGATGGTCCAAGCGAAGAAGAAATGCAGGCTGCCTATGCTTACTATGTTGAGGAGTACTGCTATGGAGTTGGCTGTCTTGACGAGTCCGAACTTCCTATCCCTACAGTTGGTGTCTCTGGTCTCCACAGTTTGGTGGATGGGTGCAAGGATATTGGGGTATCGCATCTCAAGTCCTTGTCCACGGAGGCTTTGTGGGCCCAGCTAGGACTGCCAGGTGTGGATCAGTTCCCGTTTGCAGAGCCTGGCACTGGTGAAAGCGCCAAAGACATGGCTCCACTGGCCAAAACTCGTGCGGTGCCGTTTTGGCATCAAGTTGTAGGCACTCTCAGAATCTTGGAAGGCGCTTTCACACAGAGAGTGGGCGATTGCGCCCAACCAACTTTACTGTGCGACAATGTTGGACTTGGAAAGACGGTGCAAATCATTGGGGTCATTAGCATGATCCAACATTACTATAAGCAACAGGAACTGCCAGCCAAAGAGCGTCTTGCAACACCCATGTTTATCCAAG AGCGAAGCTCGCCATACTTTGCAGGCCAAAAGACCATACCAAATTTGCCATCAATTGTCATTACTCCGCGGACACTTGGCAATCAATGGATGGAGCAATGGAAGAAGTTTACCCAGCTTGGTAGTTTTGTTCCTGTCCGGTACTCAGTTGAGAGCGGCACCCTTGAGAGCTTCTGCAGTGACCCAACAGGTCCATACCGCGCTGCAGCTGGACGAGACTTGGAGCATGCAGGGCGAGTGGTTATCATTGCAGACCTATCG GCTATTGCAAAGGAAGCAAAACGGTGCTTACAGCTCCCTCCTGCATTCAAGGGTAAAGATGCAAGGGAGTACGAAGCTAAGGGCGAGACACCTGCTTTCAAGGCAGGGATCAGCAATGCAGGCTCACTCTTTGGAATGCGCTTTCGGGTGGCAGCTGTGGACGAGATACACAATCTCCGAAACAGCAGTCACACTCAACGAGGGGTTCAGCTCATTACTCAGTCCTCGTCCTTGGTGATTGGAGCAACCGCCACACCATTGTTTACATCGCTCAAA TGCCTGCTTGCTCTTGGACGGAACCTGCGCTaccagccattgcttggtgaGCAAGGAGTTCAGGTCTGGAACGAGATGCAGGAAATGCTGTCAACTGGTAATGAAAGTTGGAGGCTTACAAGCACAGCGGTAATTCAAGCCACAGTAGAAAGGGAGCTTCAAGCGGCACTTTTACTTGCCAAAATTCCCTTGTACGACCCCCGCGCTGCtaagatcaaggaagaactggaaagcAAGTACCAGGCTGAGGACCAGCGGAGCATCCTCCATATGATTCATGTCTCAAAGCAGCCACTAAACATGTTGCGcttgcttcttctccccatCATGATTCGTCGCACAAATGAGTCCTTAGACTATTTGGGCAGACGAATCTTGGATCTCCCGTTTGTACAGAAGTTCATTGCTTGGGCACCCATgaatgaagaagagaaggaaaTGCAACGGGTCATCAATCAAGAGCACACACAGCAGAAGAGCAAAAA AACAAAACTGGCGCAAAAGGCTAAGGCTGCCaagagacaaaaaagaaagcgAGCGCAGGACAATGTGGGTgacgatgaggatgaggatgtagATGAGAATGCATGGAATGGGTCTCAGGCACAGGGGGAGGTGGAACGGAGCGATTGCAAGAATGTCAGGTGGCAT AACTTCCTGATAGAACAGAAGTTTGCTGGCATGCTGGCTAAGCTGGGAGCGCTACGGCTGGAAGAGCAGGCTCAGGAGCTTGATCGTGGTACCTTGACAAACAAAGTCACCGACGACTGGACAGTGGAGAATCTGCCCCAGAAGATGTCCACAAGGATGCAATGTGTCATGGGATTGATTGAGTGGTTCTGGATTGGCAACCCCAAGCCCGTTGCATTGCTTGAGGATGGTACGCTAGATAAAGCAAGGCTTGTGCAAGAACCTTTGCCCAGCAAGAAGCCGCGGAAGTTTCTCATATACGTGGAATTTCAGCAGCACCAAGCACTCATTGCAAAG ATGCTCACTCTCAAAGAAAAAGACTATGTGACGTACAACGGCTCTATGGCTACCACCAAGCGTCAACGGTCTGTTGAGAAGTTTGCCAACGACCCATCATGCCGAATCATGATCATCAGCAATGTAGGCTCAGCTGGTCTCAACTTGGTGGAAGCCTCAGTTGTGATCATCGTA AGCAGTGTTTGGTCTGGGCTTGAGCTTGACCAAATCATGGGTCGCGTTGATCGCCCTGGGCAGCTGCGAGATGTAGCTGTATACAACATCATGGCGCCAGAGGGAATTGATCTGGCCCTGAATGTTTACGCAGATAGTAAGGCACAGCTCTCTAACCATTTCCTGAGCTCGCAAAGAACCTTGCAAACTGTGTACTTGGAAATTGCTCAGCCACACTCCAATGATCACGATGAGCTTGACTTGGAGGAGATCCCTGCAGTCCCTTCAACAAAGGGTACAAAACCATCCACTTCCAAAGCTGGGCCACGCAAGAGAAAAAGCCAAAATGAACAATACTCTCAAGATGCAAATGCTGTTCAAAAGCTAGCCCTAGCCAAGGCACTGGGATCGCAGGTTTCTGGTGCTCCCTCAAGCAATT tagtccctacaacacagagcatgcaacctcttccaacaTTATCAACAGGAAGCACAGAACAGACTGATGAGTTGTTGA TATCCCAGGGTGTACCTACCACTACACCAAATGCCATTGGTGGCCGGACAATGGTGGCCAGTAGTCAACAAAAGACTAAGTTCCATGCAAAAAAGGCAAGACTTGGtcactcttcttctgacCCGTCATTGGTGGCTGCGGCAACAGCACAGCCAAGTCAGCCTTTATCTGCGACAG GGCCAATATTGGCGCCAGCCAAGAAGCGCACAGCACCGTCCATGGATCCACCAAGCAGCATGCCAACACGTACAGATCCAGCTGCCAGTGGTAGCTCTTCAAGACAAGCACCAATTGTTCCCAGGCCATCTGGAAGTGCGCAGCCAAGAGCAGCTACTGCTACACCGGAGCAGCTGTTGCAATTACAGCCTGGGTCTAGCTCCACAGCACCTACTACATCTGGGCACTCAGTAGTCACAGGAGGTGGAAGCTCACAGAGGAAGGTGTTCCGTCTGAAAGCATCAAAACTCTCAGCTAGTAATCACTCTGTTGACGCAAAAAAGTAA